The Triticum dicoccoides isolate Atlit2015 ecotype Zavitan chromosome 6A, WEW_v2.0, whole genome shotgun sequence genome has a window encoding:
- the LOC119317017 gene encoding methionine aminopeptidase 1B, chloroplastic-like → MSTAVCGRCESEISRRVNQPVRPLHVYSPYLPPASAIGQLRLCTLRRRQPAMKLLVSPPPPLFPSSPCRRSGKAIIQKHFHAVATRESCNWGEANRTAICRVAETHGSEQVKGREPLRRGTVSPRLPVPDHIRRPPYDGTDRLPDVNPDRQMHDRESIIHMRAACELAARVLQYAGTMVKPSVTTDEIDRAVHQMIIDAGAYPSPLGYGGFPKSVCMSVNECICHGIPDSHVLRDGDIINIDVTVYLNGYHGDTSRTYLCGEVDEPTKQLVKVTEECMLRGISACKHGVSFKAIGERISEHVNKYGYSVDPFIGHGVGTIFHSEPIIWHTYDYEPGFMVAGQTFTIEPILSMGSTRCEVWDDGWTAITVDGSLNAQFEHTVLVTVNGAEILTKC, encoded by the exons ATGTCCACTGCGGTCTGTGGGCGGTGTGAGAGCGAGATTTCAAGGCGAGTCAACCAGCCAGTACGCCCCCTCCACGTGTACTCGCCTTATCTCCCACCAGCCAGTGCGATTGGCCAACTCCGCCTGTGTACTTTGCGGCGACGGCAACCGGCGATGAAGCTCCTCGTGTCACCACCTCCGCCGTTGTTCCCCTCCTCCCCCTGCCGCCGTTCAG GCAAGGCTATTATCCAGAAGCATTTCCATGCGGTAGCAACACGAGAATCTTGCAATTGGGGGGAAGCCAACAGAACGGCGATCTGCAG GGTTGCAGAGACCCATGGCTCTGaacaagtaaagggaagggaaccaCTAAGGCGCGGCACGGTCAGTCCACGCCTCCCGGTGCCCGACCACATCCGCCGACCGCCTTACGATGGTACCGACCGTCTCCCAGATGTAAATCCTGATCGGCAAATGCATGACCGTGAGAGCATCATTCATATGAGAGCCGCATGCGAGCTTGCTGCCCGAGTTCTTCAGTATGCAGGAACAATGGTGAAG CCCTCCGTGACGACAGATGAAATCGACAGGGCAGTTCATCAGATGATCATTGATGCTGGTGCCTACCCTTCTCCCCTTGGATACGGCGGGTTCCCGAAGAGCGTCTGCATGTCAGTGAATGAGTGCATCTGCCATGGAATTCCTGACTCACACGTACTACGG GATGGGGATATCATCAACATTGATGTTACTGTCTACTTAAAT GGATATCATGGTGACACCTCAAGAACATATCTGTGTGGGGAGGTCGATGAACCTACTAAGCAGCTTGTAAAG GTCACTGAAGAGTGCATGCTGAGGGGCATATCAGCCTGCAAACATGGTGTTAGCTTTAAGGCAATTGGAGAGAGAATAAG CGAACATGTGAACAAGTACGGCTACAGCGTCGATCCCTTCATCGGGCACGGAGTTGGGACGATCTTCCATTCAGAACCCATCATATGGCACACCT ATGATTATGAGCCAGGATTCATGGTCGCAGGCCAGACATTCACAATCG AGCCTATCCTGTCCATGGGGAGCACACGGTGCGAGGTGTGGGACGACGGCTGGACCGCCATCACGGTGGATGGCAGCCTCAACGCGCAGTTCGAGCATACGGTGCTGGTTACCGTCAACGGCGCAGAGATTCTCACAAAGTGTTAA
- the LOC119317018 gene encoding oxygen-dependent coproporphyrinogen-III oxidase, chloroplastic-like has product MERETPEAAPPPTFLRGEEASSGSSSARARFERLIRRVQAEVCAALEAVEEGSGGGGVVFREDAWTRPGGGGGISRVLQGGRVFEKAAVNVSVVYGVMPPDAYRAARPDAAADAEKAGPVPFFAAGVSSVIHPNNPFAPTLHFNYRYFETEAPQDAPGAPRQWRFGGGTDLTPSYIIEEDIKHFHSVQKQACDKFDPTFYPRFKKWCDDYFRIKHRGERRGVGGIFFDDLSDHDQETLLDFSTECAASVIPAYIPIIERRKDTPFTEDHRAWQQLRRGRYVEFNLVYDRGTTFGLKTGGRIESILASLPLTARWEYDHKRQEGTEEWKLLDVCINPKEWI; this is encoded by the exons ATGGAGCGGGAGACGCCGGAGGCCGCGCCACCGCCGACCTTTCTCCGCGGGGAGGAGGCGTCGTCGGGGTCATCGTCGGCGCGCGCGCGGTTCGAGCGCCTGATCCGGCGGGTGCAGGCGGAGGTGTGCGCGGCGCTCGAGGCAGTCgaggagggcagcggcggcggtggcgtggtgTTTCGGGAGGACGCGTGGACGCGCCCGGGCGGGGGCGGCGGTATCAGCCGCGTGCTGCAGGGCGGCCGCGTGTTCGAGAAGGCCGCCGTGAACGTGTCCGTCGTCTACGGAGTCATGCCCCCAGACGCGTACCGCGCGGCgaggcccgacgcggcggcggacgcggagaAGGCCGGGCCCGTGCCCTTCTTCGCTGCCGGCGTTAGCTCG GTTATCCACCCAAACAATCCCTTCGCGCCAACATTGCATTTCAACTACAGATATTTCGAGACAGAGGCACCGCAAG ATGCTCCTGGAGCACCCAGGCAGTGGCGGTTTGGAGGTGGTACTGACTTGACACCATCGTACATCATCGAAGAGGATATCAAACATTTTCATTCT GTTCAAAAACAAGCATGCGATAAGTTTGATCCAACCTTCTACCCAAGATTCAAAAAATGGTGCGATGATTATTTCCGTATCAAG CATCGTGGTGAACGTCGTGGGGTGGGCGGAATATTCTTTGATGATCTCAGTGACCATGATCAAGAAACTCTTCTTGACTTCTCGACAG AGTGTGCGGCCTCTGTAATTCCTGCATACATCCCCATCATAGAACGTCGGAAAGATACCCCATTTACAGAAGACCACAGGGCATGGCAGCAGCTACGGAGAGGTCGCTATGTGGAATTCAACCTC GTCTACGATCGTGGCACCACATTTGGCCTCAAAACTGGAGGAAGGATTGAGAGTATCCTTGCTTCCCTCCCTCTGACCGCACGGTGGGAGTATGATCAT AAACGGCAAGAAGGGACTGAAGAATGGAAACTTCTCGACGTGTGCATCAATCCAAAGGAATGGATCTGA